The Desulfuromonadales bacterium genome segment CGCCGCGGCGGGCGAAAGCATGGCGGGAGAGGCCGTGGCCACCGACGCCATGCTGGCGGCGCTTGCCGACACTCGGCCGTGGGTGCGCCTGGTCTCGGTGCTGCTCTTCATCGGCGCCGGACTGGGGCTGCTCGCCGCGCTCGTCTCCATGCTGGCGGTCGGCCACGCCCCCGGCGGCCCGCCGGCAGTGCTGGTCGGTGCCATCCAGGTGCTGGCCTGCCTGCTCTACCTGATGCCGGCCTGGTACCTCTCCCGCTACGCCGGCGCTCTCGGCAGCTTCCTGCAGGGCGGAGCGATAGCCGAGCTGGAAGCGGCCCTCGACCACCAGAAGTCGTTCTGGAAGTTCGTCGGTATCCTGACCCTGATCACGATAGTCCTGGCCGTCCTCGGCATCGCCGCCGCCATCCTGGTCCCCGCCCTTTTTGTCGGCCGGTAAAGGGGAGGGAATGCCCCCTGCATCCTCGCAATTCTTGACGCTTTCCCGCCTGCCGTGCTAGAGTAGCCCACTTTATCCACGGGAGTCCGCATGTACCAACCCTCTCTCGACGAATTTATTTCCCTCGCCGGGCAAGGCAATCTGATCCCGGTTTATCGGGAGATTCTGGCCGACATGGAGACCCCCGTCTCGGCCTTCAAGAAAATAGACGACGGCAAAAGCTCGTTTCTTCTCGAAAGCATCGAGGGCGGGGAAAAGTGGGCCCGCTACTCCTTTCTCGGCAGCGGCCCGGGCCGCCTCTTCCGCAGTCGCGGCCGGCACTTCGAGATCCTCGACGGCGAGCACCTGGTCGAAGCGGGTGAGAGCGCCG includes the following:
- a CDS encoding CHY zinc finger protein, which gives rise to MSEEKVAAQLRERLKFSDAALARFFAGKPIVLKSDLDEETAERYAKAFRSAGARCAVEPMPSGVAAVALAQRPDPSAPAMICPKCGQSQPDAETCIGCGVVIAKFRQRQDESFAFESAAAGESMAGEAVATDAMLAALADTRPWVRLVSVLLFIGAGLGLLAALVSMLAVGHAPGGPPAVLVGAIQVLACLLYLMPAWYLSRYAGALGSFLQGGAIAELEAALDHQKSFWKFVGILTLITIVLAVLGIAAAILVPALFVGR